In Aureibacillus halotolerans, a single genomic region encodes these proteins:
- the mdh gene encoding malate dehydrogenase, with protein sequence MAIQRRKVSVIGAGFTGATTALMVAQKELADVVLVDIPELENQTKGKALDMLEASPVQGFDAQIIGTADYKDTADSDIVVITAGIARKPGMSRDDLVATNAKIMKSVTKEIVTYSPNAIIVVLTNPVDAMTYAVYQASGFPKERVIGQSGILDTARFRTFIAQEVNLSVKDITGFVLGGHGDDMVPLIRYSYAGGVPLETLVSKERLDAIVERTRKGGGEIVNLLGNGSAYYAPAASLAEMVEAILKDQRRVLPAITLLEGEYGYDGIYLGVPTVLGGAGLEKIIELDLTDEEKAALDKSVESVKKVMDLVD encoded by the coding sequence ATGGCGATTCAAAGAAGAAAAGTATCTGTTATTGGCGCTGGATTTACCGGTGCAACGACAGCATTAATGGTTGCGCAGAAGGAACTTGCAGATGTCGTTTTAGTGGATATTCCGGAGCTGGAAAACCAAACAAAAGGCAAAGCGTTGGATATGCTTGAGGCAAGTCCTGTTCAAGGCTTTGATGCACAAATCATTGGAACGGCTGATTACAAAGATACGGCCGACTCTGATATTGTCGTCATTACAGCAGGAATTGCAAGAAAGCCTGGAATGAGTAGAGACGATCTAGTTGCGACAAATGCAAAAATAATGAAGTCAGTCACAAAGGAAATCGTCACGTATTCACCAAATGCGATCATCGTCGTTCTCACAAATCCAGTCGATGCGATGACCTATGCCGTATATCAGGCTTCCGGATTTCCTAAAGAACGCGTGATAGGACAATCAGGAATTTTAGACACAGCGAGATTCCGTACGTTTATCGCGCAAGAGGTGAACCTCTCCGTTAAAGACATTACAGGGTTTGTTCTAGGCGGCCATGGCGATGATATGGTTCCGCTCATTCGCTACTCCTATGCCGGTGGCGTACCGCTCGAAACGCTTGTCTCAAAAGAGCGCCTTGACGCAATTGTTGAACGTACAAGAAAAGGTGGTGGCGAGATTGTTAACCTCCTTGGAAACGGCAGTGCCTATTATGCCCCAGCTGCTTCGCTCGCAGAAATGGTGGAGGCCATTTTAAAGGATCAACGACGTGTATTGCCGGCCATCACTTTATTGGAAGGTGAATATGGCTACGACGGCATTTATCTTGGCGTACCTACCGTTCTAGGCGGTGCGGGTTTAGAGAAAATTATTGAATTGGACCTTACAGATGAGGAGAAGGCAGCGTTAGACAAGTCTGTAGAGTCCGTGAAGAAAGTAATGGACCTCGTCGACTAA
- a CDS encoding DUF441 domain-containing protein, with protein sequence MAFGSSLFLFILFVIGLIAKNKTLYVAVLVLAAIKASGASDKPFVFLQDKGLQIGITVITIAVLVPIATGEIGFKQLVDAAKSYSAWIAVGAGLFVALIAKSGLDLLANDPHLTAALVLGTILAVSLFGGVAVGPLIGAGIAALLISMIKHFGG encoded by the coding sequence ATGGCATTCGGATCGTCCCTGTTTTTATTCATATTGTTTGTTATTGGACTTATAGCAAAAAATAAGACATTGTATGTGGCTGTTCTAGTGTTAGCAGCTATTAAGGCTTCAGGAGCATCGGATAAACCGTTTGTATTTTTACAGGATAAAGGTCTACAAATTGGCATAACTGTCATCACAATTGCAGTGCTTGTCCCTATTGCAACTGGAGAAATTGGTTTCAAACAGCTTGTAGATGCTGCTAAATCATACAGTGCTTGGATTGCTGTTGGAGCAGGTTTGTTTGTCGCTTTAATTGCAAAAAGTGGACTTGATCTGCTTGCCAACGACCCCCATCTCACAGCAGCACTCGTTTTAGGAACGATACTTGCGGTGTCTCTATTTGGTGGGGTGGCTGTTGGGCCTTTAATCGGTGCCGGCATTGCAGCGCTTTTGATTTCAATGATCAAACATTTTGGAGGATAG
- the icd gene encoding NADP-dependent isocitrate dehydrogenase, with amino-acid sequence MAQGERITETNGVLNVPNAPVIPYIEGDGTGPDIWASASKVIEAAVQKAYKGEKQVVWKEVLAGEKAFNQTGEWLPAETLDAIREYKIAIKGPLTTPIGGGIRSLNVALRQELDLFTCLRPVRYFEGVPSPVKRPEDTDMVIFRENTEDIYAGIEYQEGSDEVKKVISFLQNEMGVHNIRFPETSGIGIKPVSEEGTKRLVRAAIQYALDENRKSVTLVHKGNIMKFTEGAFKNWGYQVAEDEFGDKVFTWAEYDQIVEDKGRQAADQAQSEAEAAGKLIVKDAIADIFLQQILTRPKEFDVVATMNLNGDYVSDALAAQVGGIGIAPGANINYETGHAIFEATHGTAPKYAGLDKVNPSSVILSGVLMLEHLNWNEAADLIIKSMEKTIAEKVVTYDFARLMDGATEVKCSAFGEALIQNMDA; translated from the coding sequence ATGGCTCAAGGCGAACGTATTACAGAAACGAATGGTGTACTTAACGTACCAAATGCACCTGTAATTCCTTATATCGAAGGAGACGGAACAGGTCCAGATATTTGGGCTTCTGCTTCAAAAGTCATTGAAGCTGCTGTACAAAAAGCGTATAAAGGTGAAAAGCAAGTCGTTTGGAAAGAAGTACTTGCAGGTGAAAAGGCCTTTAACCAAACAGGCGAATGGCTTCCTGCTGAAACATTAGATGCTATTAGAGAATACAAAATTGCCATCAAAGGTCCTTTGACAACGCCTATTGGCGGAGGTATCCGTTCATTGAACGTAGCGTTGCGTCAGGAGCTTGACTTGTTCACTTGCTTGCGTCCAGTGCGTTATTTTGAAGGCGTACCTTCACCTGTAAAACGCCCTGAAGACACTGATATGGTGATCTTCCGTGAAAATACAGAAGATATCTATGCTGGAATTGAGTATCAAGAAGGCTCTGATGAAGTGAAAAAAGTGATTTCCTTCTTGCAAAATGAAATGGGTGTACATAATATCCGTTTCCCTGAAACGTCTGGTATCGGCATTAAGCCCGTATCTGAAGAAGGGACAAAACGTCTTGTAAGAGCTGCTATTCAGTACGCACTTGATGAAAACCGTAAATCCGTTACACTTGTGCACAAAGGGAACATTATGAAGTTCACTGAAGGAGCCTTCAAAAACTGGGGGTACCAAGTAGCTGAAGATGAATTTGGCGATAAAGTCTTTACTTGGGCTGAATACGATCAAATTGTTGAAGACAAAGGACGCCAAGCAGCGGATCAAGCGCAGTCAGAAGCAGAAGCAGCTGGCAAACTCATCGTGAAAGATGCGATTGCAGATATCTTCCTACAACAAATCTTGACTCGTCCAAAAGAATTTGATGTGGTTGCAACAATGAACTTAAACGGGGACTATGTGTCTGATGCACTTGCAGCCCAAGTAGGCGGCATCGGTATCGCACCTGGAGCCAACATTAACTATGAAACGGGCCATGCCATTTTTGAAGCAACTCACGGAACTGCTCCAAAATATGCGGGTCTTGATAAAGTAAACCCATCGTCTGTTATCCTTTCTGGTGTGTTAATGCTTGAGCATTTGAACTGGAATGAAGCAGCGGATTTGATCATTAAATCAATGGAGAAAACCATTGCTGAAAAAGTCGTCACGTATGACTTTGCTCGTCTAATGGATGGAGCAACAGAAGTAAAATGTTCAGCATTTGGAGAAGCTCTCATTCAAAATATGGATGCGTAA
- a CDS encoding response regulator transcription factor, which yields MSDKKILVVDDEPSIVTLLKYNLEQAGFEVITADDGEKALQMIAQEATALVVLDLMLPKMDGVEVCKQLRQQKNQLPILMLTAKDDEFDKVLGLELGADDYMTKPFSPREVVARVKAILRRTQAAQTEESKEQESYVFGELEVYPDQYEAYYRKEELELTPKEFELLAYLAKNRGRVMTRDQLLSAVWNYDFVGDTRIVDVHISHLREKIEDDTKKPTYIKTIRGLGYKMEEPKHV from the coding sequence GTGAGCGATAAAAAAATATTAGTTGTAGACGATGAACCGTCCATTGTGACGTTATTAAAATACAATCTGGAGCAGGCTGGATTTGAAGTGATCACAGCCGATGATGGCGAAAAGGCACTGCAAATGATTGCGCAGGAGGCAACCGCCTTAGTTGTTCTTGATTTAATGTTGCCTAAAATGGATGGGGTCGAAGTATGTAAGCAGCTACGACAGCAAAAAAACCAGCTTCCTATTCTTATGCTCACGGCTAAGGATGATGAGTTTGACAAGGTTCTTGGTTTGGAATTAGGCGCAGACGATTACATGACAAAGCCCTTTAGTCCGAGAGAAGTGGTTGCGCGCGTTAAAGCGATCTTACGTCGAACACAGGCTGCTCAAACGGAAGAATCAAAAGAGCAAGAATCCTACGTATTCGGTGAGCTTGAAGTGTACCCAGACCAGTATGAAGCCTATTATAGAAAAGAAGAGTTGGAATTAACCCCTAAGGAATTCGAACTTTTGGCTTATCTCGCTAAAAATCGCGGACGTGTCATGACCCGTGATCAACTTCTTAGCGCGGTGTGGAACTATGATTTTGTAGGAGACACACGAATTGTAGATGTGCACATTAGTCACTTGCGTGAAAAAATTGAGGATGACACGAAGAAACCGACCTACATTAAAACGATTCGCGGGTTAGGGTATAAGATGGAAGAGCCTAAACACGTATGA
- the pnpS gene encoding two-component system histidine kinase PnpS yields the protein MKRIHIRLPILLTITLALSFVAIAFVLGQAIEQRFIEETQNQLSDEATFIGSMLEENDDLLDRVAGNGSTLMALYDEQGSLLTTTQTGENQVPIPDNVRITSASANQQNEHYLYTLVEVDLSSQGAYLFVGKLRDEVTAATSSIWWTILLLLGLALLIITFITVRITMHYSKPIESATRVATELARGNYKARTYEQFSGETGSALSQSINILARNLQKMVDSQEMQKDRLRTLIESMGSSLLLIDGKGSVNLLNKTYKETFYVDENELLYRNYYDVLEHQEVIHLIEEVFMTEKSVRKQMRLSLNIERKHFEVYGTPIIGEAKEWKGIVLVFHDITDLKKLENTRKDFVANVSHELKTPITSIRGFTETLLDGAGEEKELREHFLSIILKESERLQSLIHDLLDLSRIEQEGFVLNVSEVSLADVVQDTIDALSDKAGKKNIELFANSDEKNELSVKGDSLRIRQILYNLMNNAIAYTPEGGNVHIAIQSKESGVELVVSDSGIGIETSEIPRIFERFYRVDKDRSRHSGGTGLGLAIVKHLVEAHSGQIRVDSSIGNGTTFTVRLPNQFT from the coding sequence ATGAAACGAATACACATTCGACTGCCAATTCTTTTAACAATCACATTGGCATTGTCCTTTGTGGCAATTGCTTTTGTGCTTGGGCAGGCTATTGAGCAACGATTCATAGAAGAAACACAAAACCAGTTGAGCGATGAAGCAACCTTCATTGGCAGTATGCTTGAAGAGAATGACGATTTATTGGATCGTGTCGCAGGCAATGGTTCAACGCTCATGGCGCTTTACGATGAGCAAGGGAGCTTGCTAACAACTACCCAGACTGGTGAAAATCAAGTTCCTATCCCTGACAACGTTCGAATTACAAGCGCTAGTGCGAATCAGCAAAACGAGCATTATTTGTATACTCTCGTTGAAGTGGACCTGTCTTCTCAAGGGGCTTATTTGTTCGTAGGAAAGCTAAGAGACGAAGTCACGGCAGCCACCTCATCGATTTGGTGGACGATTCTCCTCTTGCTTGGTTTAGCGTTGCTCATCATTACGTTTATAACAGTGCGAATAACAATGCATTATTCAAAACCGATTGAGTCCGCTACTAGAGTTGCTACGGAACTTGCAAGGGGCAATTATAAAGCAAGAACCTATGAACAGTTCTCAGGGGAAACGGGGAGTGCGTTAAGTCAGTCCATTAATATTTTGGCGCGCAATCTGCAAAAAATGGTCGATTCCCAAGAGATGCAAAAAGATCGTTTACGAACCTTGATTGAAAGCATGGGAAGTAGTTTGCTGCTCATTGATGGGAAAGGCTCAGTGAATCTGTTAAATAAAACGTATAAAGAAACGTTTTATGTTGACGAAAACGAGTTGCTGTATCGTAATTACTATGATGTCTTGGAGCACCAAGAAGTCATTCACTTGATTGAAGAAGTCTTTATGACGGAAAAAAGCGTACGTAAACAAATGCGCCTTTCATTAAATATAGAACGAAAGCATTTTGAAGTGTATGGTACACCAATTATCGGTGAAGCGAAGGAATGGAAAGGCATTGTGCTTGTTTTTCATGATATTACTGATTTGAAGAAACTGGAAAATACACGTAAAGATTTTGTTGCGAACGTTTCACATGAACTGAAAACCCCAATCACTTCTATTCGAGGATTTACGGAAACACTTCTTGATGGGGCAGGGGAAGAGAAGGAGCTTCGTGAGCATTTCTTATCCATTATTCTTAAGGAAAGCGAAAGGCTTCAGTCGTTAATTCATGATTTGCTTGATTTGTCTAGAATTGAACAAGAAGGTTTTGTGTTGAATGTCTCTGAAGTGTCCCTTGCGGATGTAGTGCAAGACACCATTGATGCGCTGTCTGACAAGGCGGGCAAAAAGAACATTGAGCTGTTTGCGAATTCGGATGAGAAAAACGAACTCTCAGTGAAGGGAGACAGCCTTCGGATTCGGCAAATTCTTTACAATCTCATGAACAACGCTATTGCATACACGCCTGAAGGTGGAAATGTTCACATTGCCATTCAGTCTAAAGAATCGGGAGTGGAGCTTGTTGTCTCCGATTCAGGCATTGGCATTGAGACAAGTGAAATTCCACGGATTTTTGAACGTTTTTATCGTGTTGATAAAGATCGAAGCCGCCATTCAGGAGGCACAGGCCTTGGCCTTGCCATTGTAAAGCACCTTGTTGAAGCCCATAGTGGTCAAATACGGGTCGATAGCAGCATTGGCAACGGAACGACATTCACTGTGCGGCTTCCCAATCAGTTTACATGA
- a CDS encoding nuclear transport factor 2 family protein, which yields MSNDVLKKKAEDFFQTYETKFNEALNDTPDLEVIVRFYSEEFISVNPLVVKTGINNESLKDAMAEAYEYYRSIGTKHMECLDVSITVLDDKHFVAHTKWNSVYEKNGEEISIPFQSNYLLQENDTTFKIFGWITGDEQSLLKENGII from the coding sequence TTGAGTAATGACGTATTGAAAAAGAAAGCAGAAGACTTTTTTCAGACGTATGAAACAAAATTCAATGAGGCTTTGAACGATACGCCTGACTTAGAGGTCATTGTACGTTTTTACTCTGAGGAATTTATTTCTGTAAATCCATTAGTCGTAAAAACTGGCATCAATAATGAATCACTAAAAGATGCGATGGCCGAAGCCTATGAATACTATCGATCGATTGGCACAAAGCACATGGAGTGTCTGGATGTTTCAATCACTGTCCTTGATGACAAGCATTTTGTCGCTCATACCAAATGGAATTCGGTATATGAGAAAAATGGCGAAGAAATATCAATTCCTTTCCAATCCAATTACCTTTTACAAGAAAATGACACTACGTTTAAAATATTCGGATGGATTACTGGCGACGAACAGTCGTTATTGAAGGAAAATGGGATTATTTAA
- the citZ gene encoding citrate synthase, which translates to MTVSRGLEGVVATQSSISSIIDDVLTYRGYNIDDLAEQASFEEVVYLLWFGRLPNQEEHKVFADELSAQTELPEEIIAHFRSYNLDSVHPMAALRTAVSMLGLFDDEADIDDPEANKRKAIRLQAKMPALVTAFSRIRSGKDPIAPKKGLSIAANFLYMLTGEEPNDISVEAFNKALVLHADHELNASTFTARVCVATLSDMYSGVTAAIGALKGPLHGGANERVMKMLKEIGTIDNVEPYIQNALDNKEKIMGFGHRVYKTGDPRAKHLREMSQELTKVTGEEKYYEMSVAIEKLVTGQKNLPPNVDFYSASVYHSLGIDHDLFTPIFAVSRVSGWIAHILEQFENNRLIRPRAEYVGKEGETFIPIAQR; encoded by the coding sequence ATGACAGTTAGCCGAGGGCTTGAAGGCGTCGTAGCGACGCAGTCGTCTATCAGTTCGATTATTGATGATGTGCTTACATATAGAGGGTACAACATTGATGACTTAGCAGAGCAAGCGTCCTTTGAGGAAGTTGTCTACTTGCTGTGGTTTGGGCGTTTACCGAACCAAGAGGAGCACAAAGTGTTTGCTGATGAACTCTCAGCACAAACAGAGCTTCCAGAAGAAATCATTGCTCATTTCCGCTCATACAATCTTGATTCGGTTCATCCGATGGCGGCATTGCGCACAGCGGTTTCTATGCTTGGCCTTTTTGATGATGAAGCTGACATTGATGATCCGGAGGCAAACAAGCGAAAGGCGATTCGCCTTCAAGCAAAAATGCCGGCCTTAGTGACAGCGTTTTCGCGTATTCGAAGCGGGAAAGACCCGATTGCACCAAAAAAAGGTCTTAGCATTGCGGCGAATTTCCTTTACATGCTTACAGGAGAAGAGCCAAATGACATTAGTGTAGAAGCATTCAACAAGGCTCTTGTGCTTCATGCAGATCATGAGTTAAATGCATCCACATTTACTGCTCGAGTTTGTGTAGCCACACTTTCGGACATGTATTCAGGCGTGACAGCTGCTATTGGCGCGCTAAAAGGACCTCTCCACGGTGGAGCCAATGAGAGAGTAATGAAAATGCTTAAAGAAATTGGTACAATCGATAATGTAGAGCCTTATATTCAAAATGCGCTGGACAATAAAGAAAAAATCATGGGCTTCGGACATCGTGTGTACAAAACAGGTGATCCGCGTGCCAAGCATTTACGGGAAATGTCACAAGAGCTTACAAAGGTGACTGGAGAAGAAAAGTATTATGAGATGTCAGTAGCCATTGAAAAGCTTGTGACTGGACAAAAAAATCTTCCGCCAAACGTTGATTTTTACTCTGCATCGGTCTATCACAGCTTAGGTATTGATCATGATCTCTTCACACCGATCTTTGCTGTTAGCCGAGTGTCTGGTTGGATTGCTCATATTCTTGAGCAATTTGAGAACAATCGTTTGATTCGCCCGCGTGCGGAGTACGTAGGTAAAGAAGGCGAAACCTTTATCCCGATTGCCCAGCGTTAA
- the ytvI gene encoding sporulation integral membrane protein YtvI, whose translation MNKRESDHLFMIGRALVLLTCIAIGGIVIYAIIRYAYPFVIALLFASMLHPTVSWLEARIHCSRTIAISLTMIGVLGVLCSLLVYGIAELANGTRYLISVMPSQIDTLFQAINVRVMSLYTHIQTIVQGLDADQQQIVQQQIEQLVNSSGETIKAIIQACLSFFPIILSRLPNTAAVFICTVLGTFFMLKEWERVAVWFRDFSPPFLQHSSRAIQRSLKKSLIGFVRAQLILVSISSVLVWIGLSLLSVNYALTIALCIALVDLLPYAGTGLVFIPWMIYAFVQGDYSLVIGLAVLYGIVLIIRQVMEPRILSSQIGTHPLLTLISMFAMYQWIGVAGLVFGPILMVIGYALTHAKVPNAAWKYIRGPKY comes from the coding sequence TTGAATAAGAGAGAGAGCGACCATTTATTTATGATCGGACGCGCATTAGTGCTCCTTACGTGCATCGCCATAGGAGGCATTGTCATTTACGCCATTATTCGTTATGCATACCCATTCGTCATCGCTCTTCTCTTTGCCTCTATGCTTCACCCGACAGTATCATGGCTTGAAGCTCGTATCCATTGTTCGCGTACAATTGCAATCAGCTTGACAATGATCGGGGTGCTTGGCGTGTTATGTAGCTTGCTTGTTTATGGAATTGCTGAGCTTGCCAATGGCACACGGTACCTTATATCCGTCATGCCCTCTCAAATTGACACCCTATTTCAGGCCATAAATGTACGCGTCATGTCGTTGTACACCCACATTCAAACGATTGTTCAAGGCCTTGATGCGGATCAACAGCAGATTGTTCAACAGCAGATTGAACAACTCGTAAACAGCTCTGGAGAAACGATCAAGGCAATCATTCAAGCTTGTCTCAGCTTTTTCCCGATTATACTCTCAAGACTCCCAAATACAGCTGCTGTTTTTATTTGCACAGTCCTTGGCACCTTCTTTATGTTGAAAGAATGGGAGCGCGTAGCCGTTTGGTTTCGTGACTTTTCACCCCCATTTCTTCAGCATAGTAGCCGAGCCATCCAGCGCTCATTAAAAAAATCCCTCATCGGGTTTGTACGTGCGCAGCTTATCCTTGTCAGTATCTCAAGTGTTCTCGTGTGGATCGGTTTATCCCTATTAAGCGTTAATTATGCACTTACCATTGCTCTTTGTATTGCCCTTGTTGATTTATTGCCTTATGCAGGCACAGGACTTGTTTTTATCCCATGGATGATCTATGCCTTTGTCCAAGGAGATTACTCCTTGGTGATTGGGCTCGCTGTATTGTACGGAATTGTCCTCATCATAAGACAGGTCATGGAGCCTCGTATTCTCTCAAGTCAAATTGGAACGCACCCTTTGCTTACATTGATTTCAATGTTTGCCATGTATCAATGGATAGGCGTCGCTGGCCTCGTATTTGGTCCAATTCTTATGGTCATTGGGTACGCACTCACGCACGCCAAGGTTCCAAATGCTGCATGGAAGTACATTCGCGGACCAAAATATTGA
- a CDS encoding FxsA family protein: MQKWLLLLLIVVPALEVGMFIFAGQTFGYLPTVLLIILSGIIGAWLLKREGTKLLFEARRKIDRGIPPTEEMIDGVCVIVGGIMLVFPGFISDIIGLFFLIPGLRSGPRRIVQLIITFIASKKGFIIFRR, translated from the coding sequence ATGCAAAAATGGCTGTTGCTTTTATTGATTGTTGTGCCAGCCCTTGAGGTGGGTATGTTTATCTTTGCTGGCCAAACCTTTGGTTACCTTCCAACGGTTCTTCTCATTATTCTTTCGGGCATCATCGGGGCATGGCTGCTCAAAAGGGAAGGAACGAAGCTGTTATTTGAGGCACGCCGAAAAATCGATCGAGGCATTCCGCCAACAGAAGAAATGATCGATGGAGTGTGCGTTATTGTTGGCGGTATCATGCTTGTTTTCCCTGGGTTTATTAGTGATATTATAGGCTTGTTTTTCTTAATCCCAGGCTTACGCTCAGGTCCTCGTCGCATTGTCCAGCTGATTATTACATTTATTGCTTCGAAAAAGGGCTTTATTATTTTCAGACGTTAG